A section of the Humulus lupulus chromosome 2, drHumLupu1.1, whole genome shotgun sequence genome encodes:
- the LOC133817325 gene encoding glutamyl-tRNA(Gln) amidotransferase subunit A, chloroplastic/mitochondrial, which translates to MLSTMQPPRSLSCFPSNPIFLLRRHRHSSFNFKSLSSLSSQPLTHSTSTSAPTDTHSSQILSLRHSLLSRQLTATQLVNSFLTRLRLTEPSIKSFLHVSDSLLRQAQELDDKINRNEELGPLAGVLVGLKDNICTADMPSTGGSRVLEGYRPPFDATAVRKIKEQGGIIVGKTNLDEFGMGSTTESSAFQVTANPWDVSRVPGGSSGGSAAAVSARQCMVSLGSDTGGSVRQPASFCGVVGLKPTYGRVSRFGLMAYASSLDVIGCFGSSVADAGILLQSISGHDRLDATSSKQEVPDFTSHITSINFSESKPLKGLRVGLIRETIDDGVDNGVTTVIRGAASHLEELGCSVSEVSLPSFSLGLPSYYILASSESSSNLSRYDGVRYGNQAAAEELYSLYGDSRAKGFGNEVKMRILMGTYALSAGYYDAYYKRAQQVRTIIRKSFKTALDEHDILISPASPSAAYKIGEKKNDPLAMYAGDIMTVNVNLAGLPALVLPCGFVEGGSAGLPVGLQMIGAAFDEGKLLKVGHIFEQTLKNCRFVPPLIADDVAS; encoded by the exons ATGCTATCCACTATGCAACCTCCTCGCTCTCTCTCTTGCTTCCCCTCCAACCCAATCTTCCTCCTCCGCCGCCACCGCCACTCCTCCTTTAACTTCAAATCGCTCTCTTCCTTATCCTCACAACCCCTCACCCACTCCACCTCCACCTCCGCCCCCACCGACACCCACTCCTCCCAAATCCTCTCCCTTCGCCACTCCCTCCTATCCCGACAGCTCACTGCCACTCAACTCGTCAACTCCTTCCTCACCCGCCTCCGTctcactgagccctctatcaagtcCTTCCTCCACGTCTCCGACTCCCTCCTGCGCCAGGCCCAGGAGCTCGATGACAAAATCAATAGGAATGAGGAACTGGGTCCCTTGGCTGGGGTCCTCGTCGGCCTCAAGGACAACATTTGTACCGCCGACATGCCTTCCACTGGTGGCTCTCGCGTTCTGGAGGGCTATCGCCCACCGTTTGATGCCACCGCGGTGAGGAAGATCAAGGAGCAGGGTGGAATCATTGTGGGCAAGACTAATTTGGATGAGTTTGGCATGGGTAGCACTACTGAATCCTCTGCTTTTCAg GTGACTGCAAACCCGTGGGATGTTTCTAGGGTTCCTGGAGGATCGTCAGGAGGCTCTGCGGCTGCTGTTTCTGCTAGGCAGTGTATGGTGTCCCTGGGAAGTGATACTGGTGGAAGTGTAAGACAGCCAGCATCATTCTGTGGCGTTGTTGGGTTGAAGCCCACGTATGGACGTGTTTCAAGGTTTGGACTAATGGCATATGCATCCTCACTTGATGTCATTGGCTGCTTTGGTTCATCTGTTGCAGATGCTGGGATTCTTCTTCAATCAATTTCTGGTCATGATAGACTTGATGCTACTAGTAGTAAACAA GAGGTTCCCGACTTCACTTCTCATATTACTTCAATTAATTTTTCGGAATCTAAGCCTTTGAAGGGGCTGAGAGTTGGCCTTATCCGTGAAACTATTGATGATGGTGTTGATAATGGAGTAACTACTGTGATCCGTGGTGCTGCTTCACATCTTGAAGAATTAGGATGCTCTGTGTCAGAG GTTTCATTACCGTCTTTCTCCCTCGGGTTGCCATCCTACTATATTCTTGCTTCCTCCGAATCATCTTCTAACCTATCACGTTATGATGGGGTCAG GTATGGAAATCAAGCTGCTGCGGAAGAGTTATACTCTCTATATGGGGATTCCCGAGCCAAGGGATTTGGTAATGAG GTCAAAATGAGGATATTAATGGGAACATATGCACTTTCTgctggttattatgatgcatatTACAAGCGTGCCCAGCAG GTGAGAACCATTATACGGAAAAGCTTCAAGACTGCTCTCGATGAACATGACATCTTAATTTCACCTGCTTCCCCATCTGCTGCTTATAAGATTG GTGAAAAGAAAAACGACCCATTAGCAATGTATGCAGGCGATATAATGACG GTCAATGTTAACTTGGCAGGTTTACCGGCATTGGTTTTGCCTTGTGGATTTGTGGAAGGGGGCTCAGCAGGCCTTCCTGTTGGTCTTCAAATGATTGGTGCTGCATTTGATGAG GGAAAATTGCTGAAAGTGGGTCATATTTTCGAGCAGACCCTTAAAAATTGCAGATTTGTTCCTCCGCTAATAGCAGATGATGTTGCAAGCTAA
- the LOC133817327 gene encoding sm-like protein LSM7: MSGRKETVLDLAKFVDKGVQVKLTGGRQVTGTLKGYDQLLNLVLDEAVEFLRDADDPLKTTDQTRRLGLIVCRGTAVMLVSPTDGTDEIANPFMQPDGA; the protein is encoded by the exons ATG TCGGGCAGGAAAGAAACAGTTTTGGACCTCGCCAAGTTCGTGGACAAAGGTGTACAAGTAAAGCTCACTGGTGGTAGACAGG TAACAGGGACGTTAAAAGGATATGATCAACTGTTGAACCTTGTTCTTGATGAAGCAGTAGAATTTCTTAGAG ATGCTGATGATCCCTTAAAGACAACTGATCAGACCAGACGCCTTGGTTTAATA GTCTGTAGAGGAACTGCTGTGATGCTTGTGTCCCCAACTGATGGTACTGATGAGATTGCCAACCCTTTTATGCAGCCAGATGGAGCTTAG